The following coding sequences lie in one Vitis vinifera cultivar Pinot Noir 40024 chromosome 19, ASM3070453v1 genomic window:
- the LOC132253456 gene encoding secreted RxLR effector protein 161-like, with protein sequence MEPRLKLSKESTSPPVDTTLYRSIVGSLRYLLHTRPDLAFSVGMVSRYMEKPTTEHMAAVKHILRYVKGTLNLGCVYEKKEGSLELIGYSDSDLAGDTDDRKSTSSLIFFLGSNPISWCSQKQKVVALSSCEAEYIAACAASCQGVWLGRLLADLLKTEVKKVVLKIDNQSAITLSKNSVHHERSKHIDTRFHYIRDCVESGMIEIQHVCTEDQHADILTKSLARMKFLEMRERIGVRIISREQQA encoded by the coding sequence ATGGAACCTCGTCTGAAACTAAGCAAGGAAAGCACAAGTCCACCTGTAGACACAACTCTGTACCGAAGTATTGTTGGCAGTTTAAGATACCTACTGCACACGCGCCCAGATTTGGCATTCTCTGTCGGCATGGTGAGTAGATACATGGAGAAGCCCACAACGGAGCACATGGCCGCAGTGAAGCACATACTGCGGTACGTGAAAGGAACTCTAAACCTCGGTTGCGTTTatgagaaaaaggaaggaagCTTGGAGTTGATCGGTTACTCCGATAGTGATCTAGCTGGTGATACTGATGATAGGAAAAGTACCtcaagtttaatatttttccttggATCAAATCCTATTAGTTGGTGTTCACAAAAACAGAAAGTGGTTGCGTTATCTTCCTGTGAAGCGGAGTACATTGCTGCCTGTGCAGCATCGTGTCAAGGAGTGTGGCTGGGACGACTGTTGGCAGATTTGTTAAAGACCGAGGTTAAGAAAGTGGTTCTAAAGATCGATAATCAGTCCGCAATTACATTGAGCAAGAATTCAGTTCACCATGAGAGGAGCAAACACATCGATACCCGATTCCACTACATTAGAGATTGTGTTGAATCAGGAATGATTGAAATTCAACATGTTTGCACAGAAGATCAGCATGCTGATATTCTGACAAAGTCGCTAGCAAGGATGAAGTTCTTGGAGATGAGAGAAAGGATTGGTGTGAGGATCATCAGTAGAGAACAACAAGCTTAA